Proteins encoded within one genomic window of Nitrospina gracilis 3/211:
- a CDS encoding SDR family oxidoreductase: protein MKHPDPNFSLDGKTVLLTGGAGILGSRFSLALAANGARVAVVDRNAEKADEVTAAVNAVHPDAARAYPADITNKDALVSLNHKIEAEFGLVDVLINNAAFKSPNFFEPFETFPLEDWNQVMEVNTTGVMLGCQVFGSAMAERGSGSIINTLSIYGITAPDQRIYEGSEYEGRAINTPAVYSTSKAAVWGLTQYLAAYWGGKGVRVNAVTPGGVFSGQNDTFVRRYSQKVPMGRMAEPDEMCGAVLFLASDASSYMTGQNLVVDGGWTVW from the coding sequence GTGAAACATCCTGATCCCAATTTTTCCCTGGATGGCAAAACGGTTCTTCTTACCGGAGGCGCGGGCATACTGGGGAGCCGGTTTTCCCTGGCTCTGGCCGCAAACGGCGCGCGGGTGGCGGTGGTGGACCGCAATGCGGAAAAAGCGGACGAAGTGACCGCCGCGGTGAATGCCGTCCACCCGGACGCGGCGCGTGCGTATCCCGCCGACATCACGAACAAGGACGCGCTGGTGTCGCTCAATCACAAGATCGAGGCGGAGTTCGGTCTCGTGGACGTGCTCATCAACAACGCCGCCTTCAAGAGTCCCAATTTTTTCGAACCCTTCGAGACGTTTCCGCTGGAAGACTGGAACCAGGTGATGGAGGTCAACACCACCGGCGTCATGCTGGGGTGCCAGGTGTTCGGTTCCGCCATGGCGGAACGCGGGAGCGGCAGCATCATCAACACGCTTTCCATTTACGGCATCACCGCGCCGGACCAGCGCATTTACGAAGGGTCGGAATACGAAGGCCGGGCCATCAACACCCCGGCGGTGTACAGCACCAGCAAGGCGGCGGTGTGGGGCCTCACCCAATACCTCGCCGCCTACTGGGGCGGCAAAGGTGTGCGGGTGAACGCCGTCACCCCCGGCGGCGTGTTCAGCGGTCAGAACGATACGTTCGTTCGGCGCTACAGCCAGAAGGTTCCGATGGGGCGCATGGCCGAACCGGACGAGATGTGCGGCGCGGTGCTGTTTCTCGCATCGGATGCATCCTCCTACATGACGGGACAGAACCTGGTGGTCGATGGCGGGTGGACAGTATGGTAG
- the neuB gene encoding N-acetylneuraminate synthase, producing MVENKRCFIIAEAGVNHNGEERLAFQLIDAAADAGADAVKFQTFRADKLATPTAKTTGYQKHLTGQDSQYEMLKKLELSTQLHQQLKAYSEKRKLEFMSTPFDHESVDFLMKLGMKRFKVPSGEITNLPFLEHIASKGLPVILSTGMATLEEVHDAVETIRSTRARSGFPEPLAEMLTILHCTSNYPAAFSDVHLNAMVTLNAELSLPVGYSDHTVGTLLAPVAVSMGASIIEKHFTLDRHLPGPDHAASLEPDELKELVHHIRSIEEALGSKLKQPTESELPVRDVVRKSVTLSRALKAGSIITQDDLVLLRPGTGIPPRDMNKVIGKKLLMDCPAFHTLYWPDLET from the coding sequence ATGGTAGAAAACAAGCGTTGCTTCATCATCGCTGAAGCGGGAGTCAACCACAACGGAGAGGAGCGGCTCGCCTTCCAGCTCATCGATGCCGCGGCGGATGCCGGAGCCGACGCGGTGAAGTTCCAGACTTTCCGCGCCGACAAACTGGCCACCCCTACCGCCAAAACCACCGGCTACCAGAAACACCTGACCGGCCAGGACAGCCAGTACGAGATGCTCAAAAAACTCGAGCTCTCCACGCAATTGCACCAGCAGCTCAAGGCTTACAGCGAAAAACGGAAACTCGAATTCATGTCCACGCCGTTCGATCATGAATCGGTGGACTTCCTCATGAAACTCGGCATGAAGCGGTTCAAGGTGCCCTCGGGGGAAATCACCAACCTGCCATTCCTGGAGCACATCGCGTCGAAGGGCCTGCCCGTCATCCTGTCCACAGGCATGGCGACGCTGGAAGAGGTGCATGACGCCGTGGAAACCATTCGCAGTACCCGCGCCCGTTCGGGGTTCCCGGAACCGCTGGCGGAGATGCTCACCATCCTGCACTGCACGTCCAACTATCCCGCCGCGTTCTCCGACGTCCACCTGAACGCGATGGTGACGTTGAACGCGGAACTCAGCCTGCCCGTCGGGTATTCCGACCACACGGTGGGGACCCTGCTCGCTCCGGTGGCAGTGAGCATGGGAGCGAGCATAATCGAAAAGCATTTCACGCTGGACCGCCACCTGCCCGGTCCCGACCACGCCGCGTCGCTGGAGCCGGACGAATTGAAGGAACTGGTACACCACATCCGGTCCATTGAAGAAGCGCTGGGTTCCAAACTCAAACAACCGACCGAATCCGAGTTGCCGGTGCGCGACGTGGTGCGGAAGAGCGTCACCCTTTCGCGCGCGCTCAAGGCGGGATCCATCATCACCCAGGACGACCTGGTGCTACTGCGGCCGGGAACCGGGATTCCTCCACGGGACATGAACAAGGTGATCGGTAAAAAACTTCTGATGGACTGCCCCGCCTTCCACACTCTGTACTGGCCGGACCTCGAAACATGA
- the neuC gene encoding UDP-N-acetylglucosamine 2-epimerase — translation MRKILYVTGTRADFGLLRSTLESIHHDPDLDLALCVTGMHLSEHYGNTVTEIESSGLRIAARVPVALDETSGAAMARALGSELIGMVDAFEFERPDAVLVLGDRGEQLAGALAAVHLNLPVVHLHGGERSGTVDEPVRHAISKLAHYHFVATETSFDRLVKMGERRDRIFITGAPGLDGLKELARHTRKDLCAAENLDPDQPVALVLFHSVVQEIDSMARQTVHLMEALVDSGVQAVILLPNADAGGNHIRGVIEQYRNRKDFRVRVHMPREEFVSWLACADAMAGNSSSGIIEAASFGLPVVNIGTRQADRERNANVIDVPAEKEAIGDGFRRALESDFSGIENLYGKGDAGKRIVELLKTIPLDPAILQKFNTY, via the coding sequence ATGAGGAAAATTCTCTACGTTACGGGCACCCGCGCCGATTTCGGCCTTCTTCGCTCCACTCTGGAGAGCATTCACCACGATCCGGATCTCGACCTCGCGCTCTGCGTCACCGGCATGCACCTGTCCGAACACTATGGGAACACCGTGACGGAAATCGAGTCCAGCGGACTGCGCATCGCCGCACGCGTGCCGGTGGCACTGGATGAAACGTCCGGAGCCGCTATGGCCCGTGCCCTGGGATCGGAACTCATCGGCATGGTCGATGCGTTTGAATTCGAACGGCCGGATGCGGTGCTGGTGCTGGGCGATCGCGGGGAACAGCTTGCCGGCGCCCTGGCAGCGGTCCACCTCAATCTTCCCGTAGTCCACCTGCACGGCGGGGAGCGGTCCGGGACCGTGGACGAACCGGTGCGCCATGCGATTTCCAAACTGGCGCATTACCACTTTGTCGCCACCGAAACATCTTTCGATAGACTGGTGAAAATGGGTGAGCGCAGGGATCGCATCTTCATTACCGGGGCTCCGGGACTCGACGGCTTGAAAGAACTGGCCCGGCACACACGCAAAGACTTGTGCGCGGCTGAAAACCTGGACCCCGACCAACCCGTCGCGCTGGTCCTGTTTCACTCCGTGGTTCAGGAAATCGACAGCATGGCCCGGCAGACGGTGCACCTGATGGAAGCGTTGGTGGACAGCGGTGTTCAGGCCGTGATCCTGCTGCCCAACGCGGATGCGGGGGGCAACCATATTCGCGGCGTCATCGAGCAGTACCGCAACCGGAAGGATTTCCGCGTGCGGGTGCACATGCCGCGCGAGGAGTTTGTATCGTGGCTGGCGTGCGCCGATGCCATGGCGGGCAACTCCAGCAGCGGCATCATTGAAGCGGCGAGTTTTGGACTGCCCGTGGTGAACATCGGCACCCGGCAGGCGGACCGAGAACGCAACGCCAACGTGATCGACGTCCCCGCCGAAAAAGAGGCGATTGGTGACGGATTCCGCCGCGCGCTGGAATCGGATTTCTCCGGCATCGAAAACCTGTACGGAAAAGGCGACGCCGGGAAACGCATTGTCGAACTGCTAAAAACCATTCCTCTCGATCCCGCCATCCTGCAAAAATTCAATACCTACTAA
- a CDS encoding YfhO family protein, with translation MSSPDSQIFLALGVILFMVLSPVLAWPHTRRLTPIVLSFYILFLWLHWDIVAGDRMTYHDTAWNLEGWSAIIQQWVYSGEPLGWNPFIGAGQPFALYHNVLSSLPSVFFAWLFKTLGLPFDSTQNFKLIWTFGHLNICTGALLLFRLLYRDSWVCLLGMTTLLFGGLFFVELGQGVVIYVLSFLPYMLFFLIKYYRERTWPPLLLFAVFLGMSVNYYIPTYMAYTLLMFLLAAWLAAGLREDVSVRAEVRSLGLTLRKQLWVIPPALLLMAATAAPMFYNYAEIQDYASPTRGYSTNDAKTTDYTHQKGVSVPWSAYSMLIHPRMTSMTDLHSAYYIGLIPCIAVVASLMVGGNRLFMILSLFLVVISAKDIFGLPLWEWLRGFLPLGDTLRHTFMFARLAAFFLLTVSLAGLMSLKSSGATPLRKTLAVVLGAVFWAGLFWDEWTMGLQMKFMLAGMVLILFAASRWIPKAGASVACLAVLLSFHAYDLIDVTRKHPLPQSPFWGKFDYPRQYTMDPIVYPATWQVRPEASIPVPQYMKSTYNKEAIWANKFPDTMLWLQKDLTWFLLHQRFLDEEVAYANPFYHKNLELKQAAGNLFYALPAGNHTDPETRVFPALKKILNLDRPVMQVTGMSGRSEKAGEAGDAETAQVWFSFSIEEGFSPDRLEIKSWPWLGSWKGGSVEVWQSENGRSWQIVQELKLEEAVPDKTHHYYTFRLQQPVTQPFFKLVIDAAHISLFSSVQLVESGAKKSQAVVEEGGTLIQRHNPGSNRVTVDLDLPSDAYLLRLENYHPGWTATVDGNAVPIKRVSPNFQAVSVPSGQHTVEFEFRSFYPNLVILHIVTGLLGGAGFLWWLSGIRLPGGRTAMKDTPLEASTPS, from the coding sequence TTGAGTTCCCCTGATTCCCAAATCTTTCTGGCCCTGGGCGTGATCCTGTTCATGGTGCTGAGTCCCGTCCTCGCCTGGCCGCATACCCGCCGACTCACCCCCATCGTTCTGTCGTTCTATATTCTGTTCCTGTGGCTTCACTGGGACATTGTGGCCGGCGACCGGATGACCTACCACGACACCGCGTGGAACCTGGAAGGATGGTCGGCCATCATTCAGCAATGGGTGTACAGCGGAGAACCTTTGGGATGGAACCCCTTTATCGGCGCGGGCCAGCCGTTTGCGCTCTACCACAATGTCCTTTCCTCCCTGCCTTCGGTTTTTTTCGCCTGGCTGTTCAAAACGCTGGGCCTGCCCTTTGATTCCACGCAGAACTTTAAGTTGATCTGGACGTTCGGGCATCTCAACATCTGCACCGGGGCGCTTTTGCTGTTCCGTCTGCTGTACCGGGACAGCTGGGTCTGCCTGCTTGGAATGACAACCCTGCTCTTCGGCGGCTTGTTTTTTGTGGAACTCGGACAGGGCGTGGTGATTTACGTTCTGAGTTTTCTTCCCTACATGCTGTTCTTTCTCATCAAGTATTACCGGGAACGCACGTGGCCGCCGCTTCTCCTGTTTGCGGTTTTTCTGGGGATGTCGGTCAACTATTACATCCCGACCTACATGGCCTACACGTTATTGATGTTTTTGCTCGCGGCCTGGTTGGCGGCGGGATTGCGGGAAGACGTGTCCGTACGCGCCGAGGTGCGTTCTTTGGGACTGACGCTGCGAAAGCAACTGTGGGTGATCCCGCCGGCGCTGCTGCTGATGGCTGCAACGGCGGCCCCCATGTTCTATAACTACGCGGAGATCCAGGATTACGCCTCCCCCACCCGCGGATATTCCACCAACGATGCCAAGACAACCGACTACACGCATCAAAAGGGGGTGTCGGTGCCCTGGTCCGCCTACAGCATGCTGATCCACCCACGCATGACCAGCATGACGGACCTGCACAGCGCTTATTACATCGGACTCATTCCCTGCATTGCCGTGGTGGCGTCGCTGATGGTGGGAGGCAACCGTCTGTTCATGATCCTGTCCCTGTTCCTGGTTGTGATTTCCGCAAAGGATATTTTTGGTCTGCCCCTGTGGGAGTGGTTGCGGGGTTTCCTGCCGCTCGGGGACACCCTGAGGCATACGTTCATGTTTGCGCGCCTCGCGGCTTTTTTCCTGCTGACGGTTTCGCTGGCGGGTTTGATGTCTCTTAAAAGCAGCGGAGCCACCCCCCTTAGAAAAACGCTGGCGGTGGTGCTGGGAGCGGTCTTCTGGGCGGGACTCTTCTGGGATGAGTGGACGATGGGCCTTCAGATGAAATTCATGCTGGCGGGCATGGTACTGATTCTTTTTGCCGCCAGCCGGTGGATCCCGAAGGCGGGGGCTTCTGTCGCATGTTTGGCGGTCCTGCTGTCGTTTCATGCGTATGACCTCATCGACGTCACGCGCAAACACCCGCTACCCCAAAGTCCGTTCTGGGGCAAATTCGATTATCCCCGCCAGTACACGATGGACCCCATTGTGTACCCTGCAACCTGGCAGGTCCGGCCGGAAGCAAGTATTCCCGTCCCGCAATATATGAAATCCACCTACAACAAGGAAGCCATCTGGGCAAACAAGTTTCCCGACACCATGCTCTGGCTGCAAAAGGACCTGACCTGGTTTTTGTTACACCAGCGATTCCTCGATGAAGAGGTTGCTTACGCCAATCCCTTCTATCACAAAAACCTTGAGCTCAAACAGGCGGCGGGGAACCTGTTCTACGCTCTTCCCGCCGGAAACCATACCGATCCGGAGACACGGGTGTTTCCCGCTTTGAAAAAAATACTGAATTTGGATCGGCCGGTGATGCAGGTCACCGGTATGAGTGGCAGGTCGGAGAAGGCCGGGGAAGCGGGGGATGCAGAAACAGCGCAGGTCTGGTTTTCATTTTCCATCGAGGAAGGATTTTCTCCGGACCGACTGGAAATCAAATCCTGGCCGTGGCTGGGCTCCTGGAAAGGCGGGAGCGTGGAAGTGTGGCAAAGTGAAAACGGCCGCTCGTGGCAGATTGTCCAGGAGCTTAAGCTGGAAGAGGCCGTTCCGGACAAGACACATCACTATTATACGTTCAGACTGCAGCAACCGGTCACCCAGCCGTTTTTCAAACTGGTGATCGACGCCGCCCACATTTCCCTTTTCTCCAGCGTGCAACTGGTGGAGAGCGGAGCGAAGAAAAGCCAGGCTGTGGTTGAGGAGGGAGGGACCCTGATCCAGCGTCACAACCCCGGTTCCAACCGGGTCACGGTGGACCTCGACCTGCCTTCCGACGCCTACCTGCTGCGTCTGGAAAATTATCATCCCGGTTGGACCGCGACCGTGGACGGAAACGCGGTTCCCATCAAGCGCGTGTCTCCCAACTTTCAGGCGGTGTCCGTTCCGTCCGGGCAACACACGGTGGAATTCGAGTTTCGGTCCTTTTATCCGAATCTCGTTATCCTGCACATCGTGACAGGTTTGTTGGGCGGAGCGGGATTTCTGTGGTGGCTGAGTGGAATCCGTTTGCCTGGGGGTCGCACGGCCATGAAGGACACCCCACTGGAGGCGAGCACCCCCTCCTGA
- the lhgO gene encoding L-2-hydroxyglutarate oxidase — translation MRPFRRVVLEANRSSLIFRVELMTADYVVIGGGVIGLSVARELKRRFPGARVVVLEKELRCGAHASTRNSGVLHAGFYYTADSLKARFTRDGNRRLTEFCEERGLAIRKCGKLVVAKNESELEGLDELLRRARVNGVQLEPVTEDEAKKIEPRVRTCGRALFSPTTSTVNPSEVLGALEREVIDAGIELRLGEGFAGWRNGVVTTEKDSIECGYVVNSAGLHADSVAQQFGFSQHYRILPFKGLYLYSSEPPGAFQTHIYPVPDLKQPFLGVHFTVTVDGRAKIGPTAIPAFWREHYGGFKNFKLWEMADICLRQLSLALHADFDFRRLALEEMKKQYAPYMVRQAARMARGVRPGQYKTWGAPGIRAQLVDLRGPSLVMDFLLEGDARSLHILNAVSPGFTCAFPFAEHVCDRIDQYRGESNS, via the coding sequence ATGCGCCCGTTTCGTCGAGTGGTATTGGAAGCGAACCGGTCCTCTCTCATTTTTCGCGTGGAACTCATGACTGCGGATTACGTGGTGATTGGAGGCGGCGTCATCGGCCTGTCGGTGGCGCGCGAATTGAAGCGGCGGTTTCCCGGTGCGCGGGTGGTCGTGCTGGAAAAGGAATTGCGGTGCGGGGCGCACGCGAGCACCCGCAACAGCGGGGTGCTGCACGCGGGTTTTTATTACACCGCCGACAGCCTGAAGGCCCGCTTCACCCGCGACGGCAACCGCCGTCTGACCGAATTCTGCGAGGAACGCGGGCTGGCCATCCGAAAATGCGGCAAGCTGGTCGTCGCCAAGAACGAATCCGAGCTGGAAGGTCTGGACGAACTCCTGCGCCGTGCCCGGGTCAACGGCGTTCAGCTCGAGCCGGTAACGGAAGACGAAGCGAAAAAGATCGAGCCGCGCGTGCGCACCTGCGGACGCGCCCTGTTTTCACCGACCACGTCCACCGTCAACCCTTCGGAGGTGCTCGGCGCGCTGGAGCGGGAGGTGATCGATGCGGGCATCGAATTGCGCTTGGGCGAGGGATTCGCGGGCTGGCGAAACGGAGTGGTGACCACGGAGAAGGATTCCATCGAGTGCGGCTACGTCGTCAACAGCGCCGGGTTGCATGCGGATTCCGTGGCGCAGCAGTTCGGGTTCTCGCAGCATTACCGCATCCTGCCTTTCAAGGGATTGTATCTCTATTCAAGCGAACCGCCAGGTGCGTTTCAAACCCACATCTATCCGGTACCGGATTTGAAGCAACCGTTCCTCGGAGTTCATTTCACGGTGACGGTGGACGGACGCGCCAAGATCGGGCCGACGGCCATTCCTGCATTCTGGCGGGAACATTACGGTGGATTCAAAAATTTCAAATTGTGGGAAATGGCGGACATCTGCCTGCGCCAGTTGAGCCTGGCCCTGCACGCGGATTTCGATTTCCGTCGGCTGGCGCTGGAAGAAATGAAAAAGCAGTACGCCCCGTACATGGTTCGCCAGGCGGCGCGCATGGCGCGCGGTGTGCGGCCGGGTCAGTACAAAACCTGGGGCGCCCCCGGCATTCGCGCGCAACTGGTTGACCTGCGGGGACCCTCGCTGGTGATGGACTTCCTGCTGGAAGGCGACGCCCGTTCGCTTCACATCCTCAATGCCGTCTCTCCTGGCTTCACCTGCGCGTTTCCTTTCGCCGAGCACGTGTGCGACCGCATCGATCAATATCGCGGGGAATCCAATTCATAG
- a CDS encoding O-antigen ligase family protein, which translates to MARSTDILDRIHIAGFFLFLLFSPFSISLATIALFIGFPAWALRHILSQSWNEMRFPLAVPFLLFIAASTIAIFTAHAPAVSAVQAKKFGEPLIVFWTLNTLLSTAPQRVIADLASWLRSRNAESRLATRVSKWVSLDTPALCVAVLGLAAAVSGLIGFYQHFVAIDVYGPRARGPFGSVNTYAQMMMLSGLLLASRGLFFKDRSVAVGVALVCIAGGLVWTLSRGAWMGFLIGLGFLLFIRNRRIFFGLVGATVVVVALLPGPMQRSLLNYELDAERNLFLFDQSMQDRVNIWRASVEIFQDHPLTGCGFRCSVEIADQYPHHPILKRFRAAHSNVLQLMVETGAIGLVAWLGIWFFISGMRFRDSAGCGRTPLQDGRGWEEWRRYWRFTLTVWWNPTSLTRKSPC; encoded by the coding sequence ATGGCCCGATCGACAGACATTCTAGACCGGATCCACATCGCGGGCTTTTTTCTCTTTCTCCTCTTCTCACCGTTTTCCATATCGCTGGCCACCATCGCATTGTTCATCGGTTTCCCGGCCTGGGCGTTGCGCCACATCCTTTCCCAAAGCTGGAATGAAATGCGGTTTCCCCTGGCAGTGCCGTTCCTTCTGTTCATCGCCGCATCCACGATTGCCATTTTCACCGCGCATGCTCCGGCCGTGAGCGCGGTGCAGGCGAAAAAGTTCGGCGAGCCCCTGATCGTTTTCTGGACGCTGAACACCCTGCTTTCCACCGCACCGCAAAGAGTGATTGCCGACCTCGCATCCTGGTTGCGCAGCCGCAATGCCGAAAGCCGCCTGGCCACTCGCGTATCGAAGTGGGTCTCACTGGATACCCCCGCGCTGTGCGTTGCGGTGCTGGGGCTGGCAGCGGCGGTATCCGGTCTGATCGGGTTCTACCAGCACTTTGTTGCCATCGACGTGTACGGGCCGCGCGCCCGGGGTCCGTTCGGCTCCGTCAACACCTACGCGCAGATGATGATGCTGAGCGGGCTCCTCCTCGCCTCGCGGGGATTGTTCTTCAAGGACCGGAGCGTTGCGGTGGGTGTCGCATTGGTTTGTATCGCCGGGGGCCTGGTGTGGACGCTTTCGCGCGGCGCGTGGATGGGATTTCTAATCGGGTTGGGCTTCCTGCTGTTTATCCGCAACCGCCGCATCTTTTTTGGCCTGGTCGGCGCCACGGTGGTGGTCGTGGCTCTCCTGCCCGGCCCGATGCAACGCAGTCTCCTGAATTACGAACTGGATGCCGAACGCAACCTGTTCCTGTTCGACCAGAGCATGCAGGACCGCGTTAACATCTGGCGCGCGTCGGTTGAAATCTTCCAAGATCACCCGTTGACGGGGTGCGGGTTTCGGTGCAGCGTTGAGATTGCCGACCAGTACCCGCACCATCCCATACTGAAACGTTTTCGTGCCGCACACAGCAACGTTCTTCAACTGATGGTGGAAACCGGTGCGATCGGCCTCGTCGCGTGGCTGGGTATCTGGTTTTTTATTTCAGGTATGCGTTTCAGGGATTCGGCCGGGTGTGGCAGAACCCCGCTTCAGGATGGCCGCGGCTGGGAGGAATGGCGGCGGTACTGGCGTTTCACACTTACGGTCTGGTGGAATCCAACTTCTTTGACTCGGAAGTCGCCATGCTGA
- a CDS encoding DapH/DapD/GlmU-related protein has product MEHYATLGSNCLIEDRVRLGFQYRDHCLKARIGDNAVIRSMSLIYGDVVIGDNFHAGKGVVVRGNTRLGNDVELDNGVIIEGNVQIGDRVKIGARSYVPHDVIIGNQVILGEDVVLSFGRHTEEVPRKFMGNVGTVIGNRVIIGSHSVIHPGVNIGEDCYILESTTVTEDIPPLCMASGRPAKVFPLTREMGRKMKMEFNR; this is encoded by the coding sequence ATGGAACATTATGCCACTTTGGGCAGTAACTGCTTGATCGAGGACCGGGTCCGCCTCGGTTTCCAGTACCGGGATCATTGCCTGAAAGCGCGCATCGGCGACAACGCGGTGATCCGCTCCATGAGCCTGATTTACGGGGACGTGGTGATCGGCGATAACTTCCACGCCGGGAAGGGCGTGGTGGTGCGCGGCAACACGCGGTTGGGAAATGATGTGGAACTGGATAACGGGGTCATCATCGAAGGCAACGTGCAGATCGGCGACCGCGTGAAAATCGGTGCACGGTCCTACGTGCCCCACGATGTCATCATCGGCAATCAGGTGATACTGGGTGAAGATGTGGTGTTGAGCTTCGGACGTCACACGGAGGAAGTTCCCCGCAAGTTCATGGGAAACGTCGGCACGGTCATCGGCAACCGGGTGATCATCGGTTCCCATTCGGTGATCCATCCGGGAGTCAATATCGGGGAAGATTGCTACATCCTTGAAAGCACCACCGTGACGGAGGACATCCCCCCCCTGTGCATGGCATCCGGCCGGCCGGCCAAGGTGTTTCCCCTCACTCGTGAAATGGGCCGAAAAATGAAGATGGAGTTCAACCGCTGA
- a CDS encoding glycosyltransferase family 2 protein, translating to MTFIIVTYNHGDCLDKCLQSIHDSVRDEQYEVLVVNNARRDRLGDVETRFPKVRVTTNAQNTGFARACNQGAKEAQGDVLVFLNPDARLHEGAVDALRHQLESDPGIGIVAPKVLNPDGTVQASCRRFPRLGTGLFNRRSLLSRWFPGNRFTREYLMLDFDHATTRDVDWVSGCCLMISRDRFRELGGFDERYFLFHEDVDLCRMAWQAGYRVVYHPEAVVTHDTGASNRNLPAMVIVKRHRGMAHYWKKHMRPNPVVYGLVGMAIGLRCLLQLMGSRWK from the coding sequence TTGACGTTCATCATTGTAACCTACAATCATGGTGACTGTCTGGACAAATGCCTGCAATCGATCCATGATTCTGTAAGGGACGAACAATACGAAGTGCTGGTGGTGAACAATGCCCGGCGCGACCGGTTGGGCGATGTTGAAACCCGCTTTCCGAAAGTTCGCGTGACCACCAACGCGCAAAACACAGGCTTCGCCCGGGCCTGCAATCAGGGGGCAAAAGAAGCGCAGGGCGATGTCCTGGTGTTTCTCAATCCGGATGCCCGGCTGCACGAGGGGGCGGTGGATGCATTGAGGCATCAACTGGAATCGGATCCGGGGATCGGCATCGTTGCACCAAAAGTGCTCAACCCGGACGGAACCGTGCAGGCGTCATGCCGGCGGTTTCCGCGTTTGGGGACGGGATTGTTTAATCGCCGTTCGTTGCTCAGCCGGTGGTTCCCCGGCAATCGTTTCACGCGTGAATACCTGATGCTGGACTTCGATCATGCGACCACGCGCGACGTCGACTGGGTATCGGGGTGCTGCCTGATGATCTCCCGGGATCGATTCCGGGAACTGGGTGGATTCGACGAGCGGTATTTTCTGTTTCATGAAGACGTGGATTTGTGCCGCATGGCCTGGCAGGCCGGGTACCGGGTGGTGTACCATCCGGAAGCGGTGGTCACCCACGATACCGGGGCCAGCAACCGCAACCTGCCCGCCATGGTGATCGTCAAGCGCCACCGCGGCATGGCGCATTACTGGAAAAAACACATGCGGCCCAATCCCGTGGTTTACGGACTGGTGGGCATGGCGATCGGTCTGCGCTGCCTTTTGCAACTGATGGGTTCGAGGTGGAAGTGA
- a CDS encoding glycosyltransferase family 4 protein, giving the protein MILLGFVDDLVNLKARFKLVMQILIALFLVLNGMKANQVGVLDWAWLGAGWTLLWIAGITNGFNLVDGQDGLSGGLAFLTCGFAAMVFWDRGIYEASFLAVLLAGSVLGFLFFNFPPCKNLPRQYGQPASGPPGISYFCQRLDRRVSGRGVFHPAHFHAGGADQRHGVCFLPSYFQGGKSLLPGCRPPAPPAGETRLHPSTVHLHSVRGDAVFRSDHADLHTQYRPHSVFHSPLSAVSGIECQPSDPDADSF; this is encoded by the coding sequence ATGATCCTTCTGGGCTTCGTGGACGACCTGGTGAATCTGAAAGCCCGTTTCAAACTGGTTATGCAGATACTCATCGCACTGTTCCTGGTGCTCAATGGGATGAAGGCCAACCAGGTTGGGGTTTTGGATTGGGCCTGGCTGGGCGCCGGGTGGACACTGTTGTGGATTGCGGGCATCACCAACGGCTTCAACCTGGTGGATGGCCAGGATGGATTGTCCGGAGGTCTGGCTTTTCTCACCTGCGGATTTGCGGCGATGGTGTTCTGGGACCGGGGTATTTATGAAGCCTCGTTTCTGGCCGTCCTTCTGGCGGGCAGCGTGCTCGGTTTTCTGTTCTTCAATTTCCCCCCCTGCAAAAATTTACCTCGGCAATACGGGCAGCCTGCCTCTGGGCCTCCTGGTATCTCTTATTTTTGTCAGCGTCTGGACAGGCGGGTTTCAGGACGAGGTGTATTTCATCCTGCCCATTTCCATGCTGGTGGTGCCGATCAGCGACACGGTGTTTGCTTTCTTCCGTCGTATTTTCAAGGGGGAAAGTCCCTTCTCCCGGGATGCCGACCACCTGCACCACCGGCTGGCGAAACTCGGCTTCACCCCTCGACAGTCCATCTCCATTCTGTTCGGGGTGACGCTGTATTTCGATCTGATCACGCTGATTTACACACACAATATCGACCGCATTCCGTTTTTCACTCCCCTCTTTCTGCTGTTTCTGGTATTGAATGTCAGCCTTCTGATCCTGACGCTGATTCATTTTGA